ttattttatgaaaataactCAATCTTCTTGTTCTTTTAGGTTTCGAGTAATTATTAGGTTTATATATTGTCCTTTATTGTTATAAAATGTTCTCGATaactttaaaaatgaatatagcCGTTCATTGTATTCTATATTGATTTTTTAccattgtttatttttaatttattaaaaattggtTAAACTCGAAAGAGAACATGATAGGTATATATAAgaatgttatttaattaatagaaataCATTGTTAAGTCTCTcatccttgtgtgatgagaacTTTGATCTTCTTATATGCACTAGCTTTTGAGGTTAAATTAGGTCCACTAGTCTGTATCAGAGTCGGACCCAATCTTGTCGATGATGTGAATTTAAATGGTTTACTCAGTCATTTTCATAGATTTTGAAATTGTTTGTGTAGGTTGCAACATTAGCTCGAAATGTATACGCAATGCAAGAGCTACATTTTGCAGTACCAATGGCTGGAGGAGTTATTTGTACATTGAACACCCGTCATGATTCAGCTATGTTATCAGTACTGCTGAAACATTCTGAAGCAAAGGTAATATTTGTGGATCAACACATGCTGCAACTTGCTCAAGGAGCATTAGATATTCTTGTCAATGAAAAAGTAACACCACCTCTTCTTGTTGTGATCTCTGAATCTGAAAATTCTTATTCTACTATTGTTAATTCGAATTCTTACGAATATGAGAGCCTCCTGGAAAGTGGTAATAGTGAATTCTCTGTAAGGTGGCCAACAAGTGAATTAGATCCTATTAGTGTTAACTATACTTCTGGAACAACGTCGCGACCCAAAGGGGTTGTTTTCAGTCACAGAGGTGCATATCTCAATTCCATTGCTACCTTTCTGCTTCATGAGATGAGTTCATGGCCTGTTTACCTTTGGACCGTCCCAACGTTTCACTGCAACGGATGGTGCCTGACTTGGGGTCTAGCAGCACTTGGTGGCACCAGCATTTGCCTCAGACAGGTATATCCAAAAGACATATTTGAACACATAGCAGAACACAAGGTCACACACATGAGTGGGGCACCAACTGTTCTGAACATGCTTGTGAATTCACCCGTAAGCGATAGAAAACCACTTCCTCACAGTGTTAACATAATGACAGGTGGTTCACCACCACCTCCACAAATCATTTCCGAAATGGAGGAACTGGGGTTTCGAGTACATCACTTATATGGACTAACAGAGACATATGGTCCAGGTACATATAGTTTGTGGAGGCCTGAGTGGGATTCTTTACCACCAAATGAAAAGTACAGACTGAAAGCAAGACAAGGGGTGCAACATGTTTGTTCAGAGGCAGTGGATGTGATGGACCCTCTTACAATGGAGAAAGTACCAGAAGATGGTAAAACAATAGGTGAAATTATGTTTAGAGGGAATACAGTAATGAGTGGATATctaaaagatgaagaagcaaCAAAAGAAGCTTTTAAAGGTGGATGGTTTCATAGTGGTGATTTGGCTGTTAAACATCCAGACGGATACATAGAAGTTAAGGACAGGTTGAAAGATATCGTAATCTCTGGTGGAGAAAACATAAGCACAATAGAGGTGGAAAGAGTTTTGTATAGTCATCCAGCAGTTTTTGAAACAGCAGTGGTTGCGCGACCAGATAATCACTGGGGGCAAACACCTTGTGCATTTGTGAAGTTGAAGGATGGTTCAAATGTGAGTGATCAAGAAATTATCAACTTCTGCAGGGATAACTTGCCTCATTACATGGCACCTCGAACAGTCATATTTCAAGATCTCCCGAAAACTTCAACAGGCAAGATACAAAAATTCATTCTAAGAGAGAAAGCCAGAGCCTTGGGAAGTCTTTGCTGAAGGAAATTCGTTTTTCTTTGATTATAATTGCTGTTAATTGTCATTCTTCTACTCCATTTACAATTTGAGAATTTTCTACAACTGAAAGACTTCTATGCTGTAATCTGTTTatcttactcttttttttttttggtgagtTTAAAGATTGAAGTCTATCAAAAGGTGTATGCTAATGATCTCTATGTTGTACAAGCTGGACATGGTATCTCTTTGCTAATGAagtttaattttcattattctaCTTCTCATCCATTGCAATAGGCTCTATTCATTTTATGTTTCATGCAACATTAGCCCAAAATGTATGTGCAATGCTAGCATTCGCGAGACCACCTTGTGCATTTGTGAAATTGAAGGATAGTTCTAATAATGTTAGTGATCACAACTTCTGCTAGGATAACTTGCCTCATTCCATGGCACTTCGAACAGTAATATTTCAACATCTCCTAAGTAACTTATAATAGGCAAGATACTGAAAATCGCGCTATAAAGGGGAGAAAGCGCAGTATTTTCTGAATGAAACACTTGATTTGTCTTTTTtactataataattattaatcaaCATTGTCCAAAGCTGGCAAATTGCTCTGGTTACTGTGTTTGAAGAttgaagtttcttcaaaaatgaTATGCAACTAATAATCCCCATATTTTGTACATGACATGTTCTTTGCTAATCAAGTTTAATCTCATTATTCCTCTGTGCAATTATGGAAAATTATTTCGTTCTGTTAAAAGATATATAACTTCGACACTGCTAAACTTTATCTATAAGGTCATGGTAGACGTATTAGTAAAGatttaagcaaaaaaaaaaagtattagtaaagagagaaaataatgatatttagAAGGTCATTCAATTTTGCCTGGTTAACTTTAATGGTTATTTTAGGTgcaaatataatttctttttttttacctattaaatGGTGTGTcagctataattttttttaaataaaatatttgagaaaattgaaataaatattaattttatttggaatACAATTCATTAAAAATTCAGTTTACATAAAGAGCTAGCGAGTAGCAACTCTTTGTTGACCTTTGACTTTAAATCTTCCTTTGATTTTcgactttgaaaaataatacttcctccattttatattaaactaatttttaatatttttttatttttaaaattattttaattatttaattttattcttcatTAATTAGTATTggaattaataattaattaatatttatttattttaattataaatttgataatcagtaataagattaaaaataaaaaattaaattaatttatgtgttgatctacttttttttaaaaggtgtAAAACACcttaaaaattaacttaatacGAAAGAATATGAAATGAAAGAAGTAGGAGTTTATGCAAAAAGATTTGGGAAGAATTATAGTGGAAAACATAGctcttcctttttaaaaaagtatcattaaattttaagattctACAAATGTTTTTTATcgataaaaattgataaatcgCTAATTAAatgtctttatatatatatatatatataagctcAAACGCATTCTAGTTTTATTTTTCCAATTCGATAACCTAAATGAAAGTTATATtgagaaatttctttttaaagtaGGACTTTTTACTTTGTATATGTTAATTTTCtatcaattttttgtttgtcaTTATGGTAGATTGAGTTctgaataaatttaaatattaattctatttttaattaagaaaattttaaaattttactaatCATATCATTACACAagtatcaaaattatatttcagCCTAAATGACTGGAAAGCGAAGAGCTAGTATTGATTTAAAAAGTATCTTGGGAAAATaatctgatatacccctcaactttgtcatttagagctgatatttCCCTTGTtgtgaaagtgactcatatatacccctacttataaacaaataGCTCACATATACTCTTTTCCtttaacggaaatgaaaaaaataataattttaatctaatttttaattattttttctaaaaaatataatcttataTGAGTAattcgtcaaacatattttttttttacttttttttttgtctcaataactaatttaaaattattattttgataatcaaatttatttatgtttcactaaaattcttgtaaaacttattgtagatgaccaaatttttttcttcgaacaaaaatcaaattacaatatagacaaaaaaatagaaaattttttcttatttaaactaaggaatgaaagaaaaaaaatagaaataagaataagcaactcaaataattataataaaagaagtcaaaaaataatttatgtatgaaaaaagttaaaatataccttgaactttgattgaagaatcatatatacccctaaataatttttaaaaaaaattgaaagtaaaaaatataaatttagaactattttttttaacttccatTAAATGAAGAGTATTGTGAGCttattttgtaacggcaggagTATATGTAAGTCGTTTGTacaacggtaagggcatatatgagtcactttcataatgAGAGATTTAttagctccaaatgacaaagttgacgGGTATATCAGACCTTTTTTCCAAGTATCTttcaagttaaatatttaaaagtcaaattttaagacaaaaaataaaaaaataagtagatGCCTACTTTTGGttttagactttttttttaagtcatcttaaatttattttaagttatttttaattttatcaaacactgtccaacttttttttaataatatttaacttaagttaatttatttttgtatttgtcaATCACTTTCAAAAGTCAAAAGCTGACTTAAAAATAGGTTTGAGTAGTTTTAAATCAATCCAAAACATCCTCTAACTTAATAAAGTTAAATGAcctttaaaaaacaaaacaaaattaaatatctactataaataataaaaaataaataaaaattaacagaCTATCATCCAAGCTTCTAACTTTATAAACTATATTAgaatttgtcaaaataaaagaaagaaaatcctAAACACATTAGCCTCGACTCTGTTACTTTGATCttgatttttatcattttcttaattGTCGTTtccaattattaaaataaaaaattatcactGGTATATGGCATTTTGTGTCAGGCAGATTTGATGTAGTTGGTACAAAGATCCAATAAATGACAATACCCTATAATTGTTTTATAGAATCTAATTTTTATACTATTTGAGATGTTactaatttcaataaaaaagaaTTGGAAATGTTATCATCTTTGGACATTCAATATAAgtccttttattaaaaaaatggttGAAATTATTGTTTCTTGCCTTGAAgttaaactaaaaatgaaaaaaaataattgaaaaagtGAGATAATGTTGAGGATTATAAAATATTACTGTAGCATACATAAAACCAACTCTGGTTCTTTCTTCTGTGGGCCCTTTTGCCACagattatttagaaaaaaattaggaaCTAAGTTTCGCCCATATAATTACTTGGCAAtatatttgacaaataaaaatttttttccctctaaaattatatcaaattttttattttattaaaacgCCTATTATTTATAACTTtgtaataaatttcatttctaatcaaaatttatatcgttatatacatttttttttatttgagctTGCTCTCCATAGTCATTTTCGATTACAAGCAGTAATAGTAGTTTTTCGTATacaaataaatgatattttctCATTTGCTTTCTTTCCTttgttcaaatttatattaattatgtttgttgttatgatttttcatggaacatattcattataaaatgctaatataaatttatgaatattttagttatatctttttaaaaattgaatatttctttcaaaatttaaattattaagtcAACTCTGTAGTACTTCTTGTgttctttgttttctataattGTAAATTCTAATTgttcaattaattaactatttaaaattttaatattcgaTTCAATTCctcatttcatataatttttttcgttGCCCCAACTTTTAATTAATATCAGGGTGCATAACTTAATTAAAAGGGGAAAGAAAGCATTTGGTAATAAATAAACAACAtctatagaataaaaaaaatactaggcATTAATTCATCGTGAATTATCATTCAATTCTCATTTTGCAAGTGAATTACCTCCGCAGAGACAAAATCTTGAAATATTAAATCTATCTTCTATCTGttgttatatataatttatctaaTTTTCAACATTACAAATTCGACGTATTAGAAAATGATGCCTAATTTCAAGCATATCCCTTTAACTATGTACAATTTCAAGcatatttcatctttttatgatttatttacattttattaattaaaacgAATTTTGAACTAACGTACTTTTTCATTCATACATCTTTAAAATAACTACTATAACTTATCGAactttttttgcttttatataCTAACtgttaattttttcaaaatatattgcAAAAAACCTTTTCTTACAATTTGTCCAAACAGTTAAATACGGGCATaaacttcatttttaaaaaagctAAATAATTTCTATGTGAAAAGAAGATTAAATAATCACAGTCAAATAAATGTTTGCAAATGCTGAAAAAGACAAATAGTATTTATGCTAtagttttatattataatttgtaaGCTGACAAAATTGAATATATAGGAGTCATAGGGTGTGTGTGTGGATATACATTAATGTTACGGTTTGGCGAGTTAATCTTTAATTTGTGTTGTTTGAGATTGAATTTATACTCAACGATGCATCAGTTTTTATGAACCATTAtgatatacaaattaaaatttatacttCACAAAATAGTTAATATCTTGTGAGAAAAAACATTAAAGATCAATATTAAATAGGGGCAAAAACACAAATGACCTTTTTTTTAATCCTCCCTAGAAGAGCTTTCACTCTTTTTGCttgaatttacaaatttttgATTGAAAGTGAGATGTGTTCATTGTTCGAGCAAATAACTCAGTAAAGAAAATTATgagatatttttcatatttactcttaattaataaattttttaactactttacattttttaaagagaatagtttgaaaataatcaaaagaacaataatagaaaaacttttaatttatattcttaaataTTATCTTTTGCCATCTCCCAACAATGGACTCGATATAAATTAGAAGGAATAATGTGTAATGATTTAGAGAATAAATAATTAGCGTTGAagataaaacataatttttaaataaaaatgaacaagtgAAAGTGAATAGAGATAACCGAGGCGTAACAGAGCTTGTTGACATTCAGTCAGAAATTTCATGATTGTAATTCCTAAATACTATCGacgtatttattatttatttagacatgtatttgtataaaatccCCTCACACTAACTTTTGCTTGCTCACTCATTTTCATCTATCATGAATCcttttttcaatatttcaagATTGAATGGGTTGTTACATGCTCTAAACGGAGTTCGAGTTCACCCCATTTTGAGTCAGAGGTCTCGTTATTTGTCCCAAATTATTGATAAGAATGTTGAAACTCACCCATGGGAATCTATGGAGGGACTAATGAGGTGTTCAGCTAATTATTTCCCTTTAACACCCATTAGTTTCTTGGAAAGAGCTGCTAAGGTTTTTAGAGACAGGACTTCTGTTGTGTATGGTTCTTCTGTTAAATTCACTTGGGAAGAGACTCATAATAGGTGTCTAAAGATGGCTTCTGCTCTGTCTCAGTTGGGTATTTCTCGTGGTGATGTTGTAAGTTCGATTACTCCGCTTCAGAATATTATGTCTAAatgcatggttaatagtatataatataacaaaagTTGTTTTCTCAACACAATTTCATCTATTAGTACTCCGTACTAGATCTTCAGAGACCCTATCGTGAAACCCTCAAAGAGTGTACTTCTTTTCATTAGTTCTATCACGAAACTCTCTCAAATA
This window of the Solanum pennellii chromosome 2, SPENNV200 genome carries:
- the LOC107009153 gene encoding probable acyl-activating enzyme 1, peroxisomal, yielding MSYSGVTRNFICSINSVQIESTSIHQKRRHYMCMQVSMDLQTESSQGLLKCSAANYVPLTPISFLERAANAFRGRTSIIDGTSVKYNWEETYDRCIKLASALSELGISRGDMVATLARNVYAMQELHFAVPMAGGVICTLNTRHDSAMLSVLLKHSEAKVIFVDQHMLQLAQGALDILVNEKVTPPLLVVISESENSYSTIVNSNSYEYESLLESGNSEFSVRWPTSELDPISVNYTSGTTSRPKGVVFSHRGAYLNSIATFLLHEMSSWPVYLWTVPTFHCNGWCLTWGLAALGGTSICLRQVYPKDIFEHIAEHKVTHMSGAPTVLNMLVNSPVSDRKPLPHSVNIMTGGSPPPPQIISEMEELGFRVHHLYGLTETYGPGTYSLWRPEWDSLPPNEKYRLKARQGVQHVCSEAVDVMDPLTMEKVPEDGKTIGEIMFRGNTVMSGYLKDEEATKEAFKGGWFHSGDLAVKHPDGYIEVKDRLKDIVISGGENISTIEVERVLYSHPAVFETAVVARPDNHWGQTPCAFVKLKDGSNVSDQEIINFCRDNLPHYMAPRTVIFQDLPKTSTGKIQKFILREKARALGSLC